In Beggiatoa leptomitoformis, the genomic window TTCACTTTCTGCCGTTACATCCCCTCCCATGAGTTGACAGAATTGCTTGGTTATCGCTAAACCTAATCCGCTGCCACCATAGCGACGGGTTGGGGAGCTGTCACCTTGCATAAAGGCTTGGAAAAGCCGTTGTATTTGTTCAGGGGTCATGCCTATCCCTTGGTCAATTACTTTAAAGATTATCCAATCAATATCATCGTCATGTGTCTCACGACTTACGCTGAGTGTAATGGTGCTTTGTTTGGAGAATTTATTAGCATTGCTGAGTAAATTCATTAGGTTTTGACGAATTTTTGTTAAATCAGCCGACATTGTGCCTAGTGCGCTATCACAATCTACTTTAAGGATGTTTTGTTGTTTTTCCAGTAGGGGGGCAATGGTGGTGGCGACATCTTGAATAACAGGCGTTAAATCAAATGTTTCTATATATAAATCCATCCGACTGGATTCAATTTTTGACATATCAAATAAGTTGTTGATAAGGTCAAGCAGGTGATAACTTGCACCATGAATTTTTTGTAAGTCGGGAATAAAGTCTTCTTGTCCATGGTCACGCGCATCTTCTTGTAAAATTTCGGTATAGCCGATAATGGCATTCATTGGCGTGCGTAATTCATGGCTCATATTGGCTAAGAATTGGGCTTTAGCTTGGTTGGCGGCTTCTGCTTGTACTTTGGCACGTTGTGAGGCGAGTTTGTATTTTTGAATTTCTACACGGGCTTTTTGAATTTGTAGGCGAGCTTTTTGGGCTTCGTTACGGACGCTCTGCGTTTGGGTATTGGCTTTATCAATTTCTGCTTGATACTTTTCTGTCTCAGCACGTTGTTTAATTTGTTCAGCATTCAATTCTTGCAGACGTTTAGTGCTGTCTGCTTTGGCTTGCATGAGTTCACGTAAGCGTAAGCTATATTGGGAAAAGAGTTGGCGTAAATTAAGTAGTTCTTGTAGGTGAAAACCTTGTGTAGGTACTGCTAATTGTGTATCTGTGCTGATAAGTAGTTGTTGGGCGGATTTTGTGAGTCGGTTTAGTGGGTGTAAAAAGAAAAAATAAACCGCAATACCAAAAAGTATTAGCAGACAGATGAGTAACCCTATGAGTAGTAAGCTGTCATTGAGTTCAAAAATATCATCATTTTTGAATTCGTTGGTTTGTTGGTAGCCGACAAGTGTCCAAGGTAGATTGCTAAAGCGTTTGGAGGAGATAACATAAGGGGGTTTGCCGTCAACTGCAATTTCTTGATAGGCAATATCTTGATTAAATGCGGTGCGCCAGAATTCTTGTTGTGGATTGCTACCATAAAAATTGTATTTGTTGCGCTCAATAATGTTTAAAAAGTCAAGTTGGGCGCGATTGCGCGAACCAATGAGCGTTAGTAAAGTCCCTGATTGATAGTCAACTAGAAATAATCCACCCGTGCGTCCCAACATTTCACTTTCAACTTCTTGAAAGAAGGTATCTACCAGTAAACCTACACCGACCATACCTTCAAAAATTCGATGGGTATAGAGACCTTGAACTACTCCAATAAGTTGTTGGTTCATATAGTCTTTATCAGTAAAAACAGGTACAATTTGTATATCTTGTGTCCGTTTTGCAATGTGATACCACGTACGACGGCTGTCATTGGCGTAATTAGTATCTGACCATGCTTCGATAATCATGTTTTGGGGGCGGTTATAGCGTGGTGTGTTGGTTTGTGATGCGTCTTTATGAATAACCAGTAGTTGTCCTGCTTGTTGAAACCGTTCTTGCGCTTTATCAGGTTCTAGCGCAAAAAAATTGCTGTACTGGTTGGATTCAAACTGTAAATTTTCCATCATTATTTGTTTCAAAATGTCAAAACTATCGGCATTTACAGGGGTAGTTTTGGTCAAAATAGACAAATAACCACGTAATCGACCAACGCTATTTTTAGCCGTTTCGATGTGTTGGTCTAATCGATTAGCAACGGTTGTGACGGCTGTTTTTAAATCAACATACACCAATTGTTGCTGTAATAGATGATGTCGATAGACTGCTAGGCTCATTGCTGAAGCTAAAATAAGCACGACAGTCGTTAAAAAAACGATGATGATAGTTCTAATACTCAATGCACTATAAGTCATGCACGGTTTCCTCAATAGCATGGCTTTATGTGATGCAATAAGCCAGAGGGGCGGGTGGGTAGGTACATAACAACAGTAGTGTTTAATGCTTTATTCTGAGTCCCAAATTCTAAACTATCTTGGGATTTTATTCTAAATGTGTTTGTGCGTATCAGTTGGTCGCAATACATAAACGGGATAACCATCACTATAGCGGTGATTTTGTGTGTTTGAGTCAATCATAGCAAGAGTTAGTCCATATCGTTACATCGCTATTTTTGCGGATAGCGTTCTTCTTCTTGATAGTAAGCTGTAAAACCAACGACCTCTTTTAGGGTTGTAAAACTGAGTAATTGTTCAGGTTGTTGACCATTTTTGAGGTGTTGTAGGGCTTGTTGCATTGCTAAAATAGAAACATTTAGCAGGGTTAGCGGATAGGCAACTAGATGATAGCCTATGGCTTGTAGTTCAGCAGGTGTAAGATAAGGCGTTTTACCTTGTTCTACCATGTTTGCCATTTTGTAACCCTGTACTTGTTGGCAATACGCCTGCATTTCTTCTATTGATTGTGGGGCTTCTAAGAAAGTAATGTCTGCCCCGAGTGTTGCAAATGTTTGCGCCCGAAAAATGGCTTCATCTAAGCCTTCGGTTGCGCGTGCGTCAGTTCGTGCCATGATTAAAATATCTTGTCCTTCTTTGCGTGCTTCAACCGCTGCTTGAATGCGGGTAAAGGCTTCTTCTCGTCCAACAACTTGTTTTCCTTGTGTATGCCCACAGCGTTTAGGGGCAACTTGGTCTTCTAACATGACACAAGCAAATCCTGCTTGAGCATAGCCTTTAACAGTCCGTTTTACATTAATTGCGTTACCATAGCCTGTATCGCCATCACCGAGTACGGGTATTTTGACGGCTGCACAAATGTTTTGCCCTTGATTAAGCATTTCTCCGTAAGAAATCAATCCTGTATCTGGCAGACCTAGGCGACTTGCGGAAACGCCAAAACCACTCATAAAAACGGCTGGAAATCCTGCTTGTTCAATGAGTTTTGCAGATAGCGCGTCAAAACAGGCGGGCATTAGTAGTAAAGGGGTACGTTGCAGTAAATCGCGTAGCTGTTGGGCGGGTGTTGTTGACATGGTTGCAAAATAACAGGTGAGTTGTAATGTCAATAAAATAGACAGTTTGAAAACTTGTTATTAATACCTAGCCTCTAATTAGTTAGCAATTGCAGTATCTTTAGTTAGATAGTGTAGGTAAATTTTAAAATAATGTTAAAAAATAGATAATTGCTGGGTTATTAAATTCTGATAAGTATTTTTTTTAATACGTTGACCATGTTGTAAATAGGAACTAATCGCATTAGCCACATACTCTGCCAACTTTACGGGAACTGCATTTCCAATAATTTGCTCTAATTCTGATTTATTTTTTAGAGGAAAAATGAAGTTTTTAGGAAAAGTTTGTAAGTAACTTCTTTCAATGGCAGTCAACACCCTGATATTTCTTAAATCCGTGCTGGTATCGTTTTCATGAAATTGATAGGTTTTAGGAATCGGTCGATTCACACCTCGAACCGTCGGACTTGGTTCATAAATACTAAAAATAGCCCGTCGTGCATAACTTCGAGGATGACGATAATAATGCTCTATCTCTAAATCATGACCCAGATATTCAAAAACACTCAAAGGTTTTTCTGCTAAATGCTGGGTTAAATAGGGTATTACCACATGATCTTGTTCATGTAACAGCCCTATTAAAAAAAAGCGTTTCCGTATTTGAGGAACACCACATAAACTTGCATTCAGTATAACTTCCGAAAGACCATAACCACTGTGTTGAAAAATAGCTTTTGATTTCCGCAAGGTATGGGTCACGTTTATTCGCGCTACATTTTCCATCACAAAGATTTTTGGTTTCAGCGTGGCGACAATCTCAGCAAATTTTACGGTTAAGTCTGCACGAGAGGTTTCTTCATTGCGTTTTCCTGCACTGGAAAAATCTTGACAAGGAGGCCCTCCAATAATCATCTCAGGATGATAGGTACTTAATTTTTCAATGTTATTTTCTTCAGATAAATCTAGTTGGATAATGTCGTGGGAAAAATTGGCTTGATAGGTTTTTATAGCGGGTAGCCAATTATCAACAGCCGCCAAGATTTCAAAACCTGCATTTTGAAAACCTAACGACAAACCACCACATCCTGAAAATAAATCAAGGGTTCTTAACATATTATTCAAACAAGTAAGGAGAATTGAAGATAATAGCATCGAAACGTCTTTCAGGGCTTAACAGCAAATGCCCATCGCCTAAGATAATCTGTTTAATCTCATTTTGAGTTATTCTAGGAGAAGCCAGTTCTGCACTACGCATATAAACATTAGTAGTTTTACCGCTTACAGCAAATGCTTTATCGTTTTTAGTATTATACGAAAGGCTATCGATGATTTTCGCATAATCGATTTTGCCGTCACGACAAAAATCAAAAACCATTTTAAAAAGCCAAATAATAGAACGTAATTGCCGAGTAATTTTATTTGTGGTCGTGATTTCTTGATGACTGAGGTCTAAAAATAAACGGGTGAATGCAAAATTGCTCCATACAAAAACATCTAAACACTGTTGAGCTAACTGAGGTGATTTGCCCAGTGTTTTCCACACAGGTTGAATAATCAAGGGCGTTTGTCGCTCCATTGTATTCAATAAGATTGTATTGAGTGTTTTGACCATATCAGGAATCAACGCAAATACGTTTTCAACCTCACTCCAATCTCGAATGTTATTAAATTGATTACCCACAATATTTTTTAAAACATCTCTATTGTTGTGGTAGCTAGTGACAATACTCAAAGCTAAATAAACAATACTGTCTGGTCGAATCACCAATTCACTGCCAAATTCATCCTCAGATAACGCACATGTGGTGTTATCAGGCAATGCAGTGAGTTTAATTTCTAAGCCACGCAAACAAGTATGCTGTTGTAAATCCTGTGTGACTAAATCGATTCTCGGTAAATTACCCACAACAAATGGACGATAGGGTAAATAGTCACTTTCAAAAGCAAAGAATAGCTTTTCTGAGAGCGGATTCAGTCCAAATAGTTCAGAGACACTTATTTTTGAATGTTCAACTTGAAGCTGGCTATTAAGTTTTAAATAAACGGGTTCTACATTTTTGCTGTGCATATAGCAGGCTAATGCTGCTGGAAATGAGGAATTAAATTGATTTTTTCCCCATGAATCTTTTTGAGAAAAATCTCGATTTGAATTTTTCAATCCAAATAATGCGGGTGTATTTTTCATAAATTTTGATTTAATCATTTAACATTATTAAATAATGCTTTGCAGCCTTGTTTTGATAAACGAATTAAATTTGTAGTAGTGCTGACGTAGTAAGGATAAGTCCTTTTCTTAATGCCTGATGGTCTGAATTAGGGTTTTTAGAATTGACAGAATAATCAAGTCGGTTAATTTTTATCGCATCTAAATCTAAAAAGTCTAATTTAACCAATTATTATATTTATTTTTTTGTTTAGCACTGCTAACTTGATGTCTATAATGAATAATGTTCTAGCGCACCTAATAATCTGTCAACGTGTTCAATCTCATGTAAGGCTGAGAAGGTAATGCGTAATCGCGCTGTATTTTGTGGCACAGTGGGGGGACGAATAGCCGTCACAATAATACCTTGTTGTAATAGGGCTTGACTTAACATTAAGGCTTTCTCTGCTGAACCGAGTAAGATGCCTTGTATCGGTGTGTCTGAAACCAACAAAGGCAATGCCAGTTGTGTTGCACCTTGGCGAAAGTGTTTGATGAGAATTTGCAGTTTTTCCCGTCGCCATGTTTCAGTTTGTACCAAGCGTAAACTAGCGCGTAAGGTTTCTGCAATCGCCGCAGGTAAGGCGGTGGTATAAATATAGCTGCGAGCATATTGGATAAGATTTTCAATCAGTAATGTACTTCCTGCAACAAATGCCCCTGTGACACCAAAAGCCTTCCCTAAGGTTCCCATGAGAATGGGAACGTCTGTAGCGGATAAGTGATAATGTTCGATAATTCCTCGTCCTGTCGCGCCTAAAACCCCTAAGCCATGTGCATCATCCACCATTACCCATGCTTGTTGTTGTTTTGCGAGGGTGACAATATCGGGTAAATTTGCAATATCTCCGTCCATACTAAACACGCCATCAGTAACGATAAGTTTATGGTTTGCCGTTGATTGTGTGAGTAGTCGCGCAAGCATTTCCATGTCGTTATGGGTATAGCGATGGCTGTGCGCACGAGATAATTGTACGGCATCAACTAAAGAGGCATGGTTAAGTTTATCTGAAAAGACAGCATCTTGACGTTCAACTAATGCGGTAACTGCGCCAATATTTGCCATGTAACCTGTGGAGAATAATAAGGCTCGTTCTCGCCCTGTAAAGCTTGCTAATTCTTCTTCTAGTGCGTGGTGAGCGCGTGCATGTCCATTAACAAGGTGTGATGCGCCCGCCCCAACAGCATACGTTGTTGCTGCATGTTGTAGGGTATTAATCAAGATAGGGTGGCTGGCTAATCCTAAATAATCATTGCTACAGAATGCTAAATACGTTCGTCCTGCCATTTGTAAAACAGGCGTTTGCGCACCTTCGTGAATCAGACGTTGGCGATATAAATGAGCTTGTTGTCTTTGTTCAAGACGTTGTTTTAGAAAGTTTTGCATGATAATAACATTGATAACGGTGTGTAAACGATAATGTTATAGGCTAATTTTATCTTGTTTGTTTACTTGAGAATTCGCTAAATTTAAACGTGAAAAACGCTGGCTTTTCTACTTAATAGAAAGATTAAGAGAAATTTTTTTATTTTCAACAATGATATACAAGTATGTGAATCAAGATTATGGGAAAACATTTCTTCTGTTTGGATACATGCGCCTTGTCAGTTGAAATTCACATAAGTATGTCATAATTTCTCCCTTTCAGGCTTATTTCAGAGGAGTCAGCATGACCACCCCAAAAAAAGAAGGTTTTTTCATGCCCGCAGAATGGCATCCGCACAGCCGTTGTTGGATGG contains:
- a CDS encoding sensor histidine kinase, which gives rise to MTYSALSIRTIIIVFLTTVVLILASAMSLAVYRHHLLQQQLVYVDLKTAVTTVANRLDQHIETAKNSVGRLRGYLSILTKTTPVNADSFDILKQIMMENLQFESNQYSNFFALEPDKAQERFQQAGQLLVIHKDASQTNTPRYNRPQNMIIEAWSDTNYANDSRRTWYHIAKRTQDIQIVPVFTDKDYMNQQLIGVVQGLYTHRIFEGMVGVGLLVDTFFQEVESEMLGRTGGLFLVDYQSGTLLTLIGSRNRAQLDFLNIIERNKYNFYGSNPQQEFWRTAFNQDIAYQEIAVDGKPPYVISSKRFSNLPWTLVGYQQTNEFKNDDIFELNDSLLLIGLLICLLILFGIAVYFFFLHPLNRLTKSAQQLLISTDTQLAVPTQGFHLQELLNLRQLFSQYSLRLRELMQAKADSTKRLQELNAEQIKQRAETEKYQAEIDKANTQTQSVRNEAQKARLQIQKARVEIQKYKLASQRAKVQAEAANQAKAQFLANMSHELRTPMNAIIGYTEILQEDARDHGQEDFIPDLQKIHGASYHLLDLINNLFDMSKIESSRMDLYIETFDLTPVIQDVATTIAPLLEKQQNILKVDCDSALGTMSADLTKIRQNLMNLLSNANKFSKQSTITLSVSRETHDDDIDWIIFKVIDQGIGMTPEQIQRLFQAFMQGDSSPTRRYGGSGLGLAITKQFCQLMGGDVTAESEFGKGSLFVMRLPAEVNTGET
- a CDS encoding isocitrate lyase/PEP mutase family protein, giving the protein MTLQLTCYFATMSTTPAQQLRDLLQRTPLLLMPACFDALSAKLIEQAGFPAVFMSGFGVSASRLGLPDTGLISYGEMLNQGQNICAAVKIPVLGDGDTGYGNAINVKRTVKGYAQAGFACVMLEDQVAPKRCGHTQGKQVVGREEAFTRIQAAVEARKEGQDILIMARTDARATEGLDEAIFRAQTFATLGADITFLEAPQSIEEMQAYCQQVQGYKMANMVEQGKTPYLTPAELQAIGYHLVAYPLTLLNVSILAMQQALQHLKNGQQPEQLLSFTTLKEVVGFTAYYQEEERYPQK
- a CDS encoding DNA cytosine methyltransferase, producing MLRTLDLFSGCGGLSLGFQNAGFEILAAVDNWLPAIKTYQANFSHDIIQLDLSEENNIEKLSTYHPEMIIGGPPCQDFSSAGKRNEETSRADLTVKFAEIVATLKPKIFVMENVARINVTHTLRKSKAIFQHSGYGLSEVILNASLCGVPQIRKRFFLIGLLHEQDHVVIPYLTQHLAEKPLSVFEYLGHDLEIEHYYRHPRSYARRAIFSIYEPSPTVRGVNRPIPKTYQFHENDTSTDLRNIRVLTAIERSYLQTFPKNFIFPLKNKSELEQIIGNAVPVKLAEYVANAISSYLQHGQRIKKNTYQNLITQQLSIF
- a CDS encoding HindVP family restriction endonuclease, producing the protein MKNTPALFGLKNSNRDFSQKDSWGKNQFNSSFPAALACYMHSKNVEPVYLKLNSQLQVEHSKISVSELFGLNPLSEKLFFAFESDYLPYRPFVVGNLPRIDLVTQDLQQHTCLRGLEIKLTALPDNTTCALSEDEFGSELVIRPDSIVYLALSIVTSYHNNRDVLKNIVGNQFNNIRDWSEVENVFALIPDMVKTLNTILLNTMERQTPLIIQPVWKTLGKSPQLAQQCLDVFVWSNFAFTRLFLDLSHQEITTTNKITRQLRSIIWLFKMVFDFCRDGKIDYAKIIDSLSYNTKNDKAFAVSGKTTNVYMRSAELASPRITQNEIKQIILGDGHLLLSPERRFDAIIFNSPYLFE
- the bioF gene encoding 8-amino-7-oxononanoate synthase, translated to MQNFLKQRLEQRQQAHLYRQRLIHEGAQTPVLQMAGRTYLAFCSNDYLGLASHPILINTLQHAATTYAVGAGASHLVNGHARAHHALEEELASFTGRERALLFSTGYMANIGAVTALVERQDAVFSDKLNHASLVDAVQLSRAHSHRYTHNDMEMLARLLTQSTANHKLIVTDGVFSMDGDIANLPDIVTLAKQQQAWVMVDDAHGLGVLGATGRGIIEHYHLSATDVPILMGTLGKAFGVTGAFVAGSTLLIENLIQYARSYIYTTALPAAIAETLRASLRLVQTETWRREKLQILIKHFRQGATQLALPLLVSDTPIQGILLGSAEKALMLSQALLQQGIIVTAIRPPTVPQNTARLRITFSALHEIEHVDRLLGALEHYSL